The genomic region GCTTTCTTTGAGTCTTGTGGGGTGTCTGCGTTTGTCCTCACACCTAATTTTCTGAACTTATCAGACCATTCCATTATCAGGGAAAAATCGCCGCTTAATTCCGGATCTATTACCCTTAGCTTGTCCTTGAAGATTTCTCCTGTCGAGCCGTCAAGAGTTATTACATCGCCTTCTTTTATTTTTATGGAATCAACTACAAATTCGTGATCGGACTCTGATACCTTTACGTCTCCTGCTCCTGCCACGCAGCATTTTCCCATTCCCCTTGCTACAACAGCAGCATGGGAAGTCATGCCGCCCCTTGAAGTCAATATGCCCTGGGCTGCATGCATGCCCTCTATATCCTCGGGAGATGTCTCTGTCCTTACCAATATCACCTTTTTGCCTTCTTCAGCCCAATCGTGGGCTTTTTGCGCTGTGAAAACTACCTGGCCGACAGCTGCGCCGGGAGAAGCAGGAAGGCCTTTAGAAAGCATTTCCGCCTCTTCTTTTGCCACAGGATCTATCTGCTTATGCAGGAGCTTGTCTACCTGCTTCGGATCAATCCTGAGAACTGCTGTTTTTTCATCTATTAATCCTTCTTTTTCCATGTCAACTGCTATTTTTACGGCGGCAGCAGCTGTCCTTTTTCCTGTTCTGGTCTGTAAAATGTAAAGCTTTCCGTCCTGGATGGTAAATTCCATATCCTGCATGTCTCTGTAATGCTTCTCGAGCTTCCTATAGATATCGACTAACTCATCATATGCCTTTGGCATGATCTTCTTTAATTCCTGGATGTCTTTAGGGGTTCTTATTCCTGCTACTACGTCCTCACCCTGCGCGTTCATCAAGAATTCACCGTAGAACTTGTTTTCTCCTGTTGAGGGATTTCTTGTAAAGCAGACTCCTGTTCCCGAGTTATCGCCCATGTTTCCAAACACCATTGTCTGAACATTTACTGCTGTTCCTATTAATCCCTTGATATCATTAAGTTTCCTGTAGGATATTGCCCTTGGGTTATTCCACGAGCCAAATACTGCATCTATGGACATCTGCAGCTGCTTACGGGGATCGTTGGGAAACATCTTATTTGTGGATTCCTTTATTACTTTCTTATATGATTCCACTAATTTTTTCAGATCGGCTGTTTCGAGCTCTGTATCAAGCTCTACTCCTTTCTCTTTTTTGATTTCATGGATTTTCGTCTCGAACTTATCGTGCTCTACTCCCATAACAACATCGCCGAACATCTGCACAAATCTCCTATAAGCGTCCCAGGCAAACCTTTCGTTATTTGTTTTTTTGGCAAGGCTTAAGACTGACTCGTCGTTAAGGCCGAGATTAAGAACTGTATCCATCATTCCGGGCATGGAGATTGCTGCTCCGCTCCTTACAGAAACAAGAAGAGGATCTTCCTTATCCCCTAATTTCTTCCCTATCTTCTTTTCAAGCTGGGCAAGCTTCTCATCTATCTGTTCCAGAGCCTCATCCGGATATGTTTTATTATTCTTATAGTATGCATCGCACACCTCGGTTGTGATGGTAAAGCCGGGAGGGACGGGCACTCCAAGAGAGGTCATCTCGGCGAGGTTGGCCCCTTTGCCCCCTAAAAGATCTTTCATCTCTTTTTTTCCTTCATCAAAAGAATATACATATTTTTTTTCTGTCATTTTTTCACCACCTGTTAAATTGAACAAAAATTGGATTTCAATATAATTTATAAAGGTTGTGGGTGTGTTATTTCAAAACCTTTTTAAGAATCTGCATTGCCTTTTTTCCGTCTATTTTTCCCTTGAATCTGGCCATTATAATCCCCATATAAGCGCCTGGATTTAAGCCAGGCTTTTGGGTGACAATTTTTATGATTTCTTTTTCAACTTTCTCTTCGGATGCTGTTTTATAATCTTCGATATAGAATTCGCCTTTGACAATATCTGCAAGAGCATTTTCCAGGGCGCTTTTGGGAATCTGTGCATTATTTATCAACTTCAAGACATGCTCTATGTGGCTGTGCTTTATGTCTTTTTCCGGAATGCTGAAATCCCTGCTTAATTTATTAGGGACAGAGAAAAAAGCTTCTACTATAAATGAGGGCTTTAATGCTTCAAAATTGTTAAATACAGCTATAAAATAATCCTGCTTATCCTGCTTTATGACCTTTTTAGCAAGGTCTGCGCCAATTCCGTGAGTTTCAAGCTTTTTTATTTTTTCAGTGATTAGCTCAGGCAACTCGATCGAATCCAGAAGCTGCTTAGTTATTCTTATAGTTTTTACGTCTGTTTCGGGATACATCCTGTCTGCACCGGGCATCGGCCTTAGATAGGAGTTAGTGAAATCCGGCTCTGCTTTTCTCACGGATTCCCTTATTTTTTTCCCTGCCTTGAGCTGACTTAATTGTCTGCTTATCTCATAATTAATTACCCTTGGAATTGACTTTAAATCCTGGAATCCCTTTATTTCTGTCCTGGCGCCGCTCTTGATAGAGATATTTACATCCTGCCTTATTGTGCCTAAGCCGCGCTTTACTTTTCCTGTGCTTCTCAGAATCATGCCTAATTTTCCTGCTACTTCCTTTGCGTGCTCCGGATCCCTGATATCGGGAGCTGTTCCTATTTCTATCAAGGGTATGCCCAGCCTGTCCAGCCTGTATTTTGTGTAATCCTTTTTTGCATCTATTTTCTTGGCTGCTTCCTCCTCAAGGCAGATAATCGGTATATTTACCTTTCCCTTGCTGGTCTGTATATAGCCGTCCCGGGCTATTAAGGCAGTCCTCTGGAATCCCGATACGTTTGAGCCGTCGATTACTGTTTTTCGCATGAACTGTATCTCATCCACTATATTGGCATTAAGCAGCATAGAAATTTCCAAAGCGATTTTTAATGCTTTCTCATTGGGAGAATGGGGCGGCTCTTCATCCAATTCGACCAAGCAGGCTGATGTTGAACATGCCTCATAAATAAATTTCTTATCCTTACTTTTTTCGTAT from Candidatus Woesearchaeota archaeon harbors:
- a CDS encoding pyruvate, phosphate dikinase, producing MTEKKYVYSFDEGKKEMKDLLGGKGANLAEMTSLGVPVPPGFTITTEVCDAYYKNNKTYPDEALEQIDEKLAQLEKKIGKKLGDKEDPLLVSVRSGAAISMPGMMDTVLNLGLNDESVLSLAKKTNNERFAWDAYRRFVQMFGDVVMGVEHDKFETKIHEIKKEKGVELDTELETADLKKLVESYKKVIKESTNKMFPNDPRKQLQMSIDAVFGSWNNPRAISYRKLNDIKGLIGTAVNVQTMVFGNMGDNSGTGVCFTRNPSTGENKFYGEFLMNAQGEDVVAGIRTPKDIQELKKIMPKAYDELVDIYRKLEKHYRDMQDMEFTIQDGKLYILQTRTGKRTAAAAVKIAVDMEKEGLIDEKTAVLRIDPKQVDKLLHKQIDPVAKEEAEMLSKGLPASPGAAVGQVVFTAQKAHDWAEEGKKVILVRTETSPEDIEGMHAAQGILTSRGGMTSHAAVVARGMGKCCVAGAGDVKVSESDHEFVVDSIKIKEGDVITLDGSTGEIFKDKLRVIDPELSGDFSLIMEWSDKFRKLGVRTNADTPQDSKKAREFGAEGIGLCRTEHMFFEGDRIKAVREMILAYDKEGREKALAKLLPYQKEDFLAIFKAMKGLPVTIRLLDPPLHEFLPEDKEDIKEIAENMGISVDKINSKISQLKEFNPMLGHRGCRLVVTYPEIAEMQVEAIISAACELTKEGQKVVPEIMIPLVGIDNELEFNAEIVHRIAKATIKKHSVKLEYKVGTMIEVPRGALTADELAKTAEFFSFGTNDLTQMTFGFSRDDAGKFIKEYMDKNILENDPFQALDQEGVGQLVKMAVEKGKSTRKDIKLGICGEHGGEPSSIKFCHEIGLNYVSCSPFRVPIARLVAAQAALEDEK
- the gatE gene encoding Glu-tRNA(Gln) amidotransferase subunit GatE, which produces MELDCSKIGFKCGIEIHQQLDTKKLFCTCPSIVRDSSPDIKIQRRLRAVAGETGGVDKAAAYEKSKDKKFIYEACSTSACLVELDEEPPHSPNEKALKIALEISMLLNANIVDEIQFMRKTVIDGSNVSGFQRTALIARDGYIQTSKGKVNIPIICLEEEAAKKIDAKKDYTKYRLDRLGIPLIEIGTAPDIRDPEHAKEVAGKLGMILRSTGKVKRGLGTIRQDVNISIKSGARTEIKGFQDLKSIPRVINYEISRQLSQLKAGKKIRESVRKAEPDFTNSYLRPMPGADRMYPETDVKTIRITKQLLDSIELPELITEKIKKLETHGIGADLAKKVIKQDKQDYFIAVFNNFEALKPSFIVEAFFSVPNKLSRDFSIPEKDIKHSHIEHVLKLINNAQIPKSALENALADIVKGEFYIEDYKTASEEKVEKEIIKIVTQKPGLNPGAYMGIIMARFKGKIDGKKAMQILKKVLK